Proteins from a genomic interval of Dunckerocampus dactyliophorus isolate RoL2022-P2 chromosome 5, RoL_Ddac_1.1, whole genome shotgun sequence:
- the cpne2 gene encoding copine-2: MMAYTLGSATDGQTRGVGPQHCVTRVELSVTAASLLDRDVASKSDPFCVLFHEVDGNWVELGRTETAVNNLNPVFGVKFQVDYHFEEVQKLRFAMFDEDKCATQLYEHDFLGEYICTLGVIVSNKKLHRPLVLANGKPAGKGSITITAQELSDNRIITLTLSGRKLDKKDFFGKSDPYLEFHKQGEDDKWMLVHRTEVIKNTLDPAWKPFTVPLVSLCNGDVDRNIKVLCYDYDNDGGHDFIGEFQTTVAKMSEAQNSVEVEFECINPKKQKKKKNYKNSGIIILKSCKITRNYTFLDYILGGCQLMFTVGIDFTASNGNPREPSSLHYINPLGSNEYLAAILAVGQIIQDYDTDKMFPALGFGAQLPPDWKVSHEFAINFNPTDPFCSGVEGIAQAYSACLPHIRFYGPTNFAPIINHVARFAAQALQQEKAAQYFTLLIITDGVISDMDETRHSIVQASKLPMSIIIIGVGNADFAAMEFLDGDASVLRSNTGEEAIRDIVQFVPFRDFRNAPKETLAKSVLAELPQQVTQYFKQRNLPPINPAPE, translated from the exons ATGATGGCCTACACTCTGGGCTCAGCCACTGACGGCCAGACACGCGGTGTAGGACCTCAGCACTGTGTCACACGGGTGGAGCTTTCTGTCACCGCTGCCAGTCTTCTTGACCGAGATGTAGCCTCCAAGTCAGATCCGTTCTGTGTTCTCTTCCATGAAGTGGATGGAAACTGGGTGGAG CTTGGCCGGACTGAAACAGCTGTTAATAACCTGAACCCAGTTTTTGGAGTAAAGTTCCAAGTGGACTACCACTTTGAGGAGGTCCAGAAGCTTCGATTTGCCATGTTTGATGAAGACAAGTGTGCCACACAGCTCTACGAACATGATTTCCTGGGAGAATACATTTGCACACTTGGAGTT ATTGTGTCCAATAAGAAACTTCACAGACCATTGGTCTTGGCTAACGGAAAGCCAGCTGGCAAAGGATCCATCACA ATAACAGCCCAGGAGCTGTCGGACAACAGAATCATCACTTTGACCCTGAGTGGGCGAAAACTGGACAAGAAG GACTTCTTCGGGAAGTCAGACCCATATCTGGAGTTTCACAAACAGGGAGAAGATGATAAATGGATGCTGGTACACCGGACAGAA GTGATAAAGAACACTTTAGACCCTGCATGGAAACCTTTTACCGTGCCTCTTGTTTCTCTCTGCAATGGAGATGTGGACAGAAACATCAAG GTTCTGTGTTATGACTACGACAATGATGGCGGCCATGACTTCATTGGAGAATTTCAAACTACAGTGGCCAAGATGAGTGAAGCGCAGAACTCGGTGGag GTGGAATTTGAATGCATCAACCCtaagaaacaaaagaagaagaagaattatAAGAACTCTGGAATTATAATCCTCAAATCATGTAAG ATTACAAGAAACTACACTTTCCTGGATTACATACTGGGAGGATGCCAGCTCATGTTTACT GTCGGTATAGACTTCACAGCCTCCAATGGGAATCCTCGAGAGCCATCTTCCCTCCATTATATTAACCCACTAGGCAGCAATGAGTATCTTGCTGCTATTTTAGCCGTGGGACAAATCATACAAGACTATGACAC TGACAAAATGTTTCCTGCTCTGGGATTTGGAGCCCAACTTCCACCAGACTGGAAG GTGTCACATGAATTTGCCATCAACTTTAACCCCACCGACCCCTTCTGCTCAG GCGTGGAGGGCATTGCACAGGCTTACTCGGCCTGTCTCCCACACATTCGTTTTTACGGACCGACAAACTTTGCTCCGATCATTAATCACGTAGCCCGTTTTGCCGCCCAGGCCCTTCAGCAGGAGAAAGCAGCG CAGTACTTCACTCTCCTCATTATCACAGACGGTGTCATCAGCGACATGGATGAGACGCGCCATTCCATTGTTCAGGCCTCCAAGTTGCCCatgtccatcatcatcatcggcgTGGGCAATGCAGACTTTGCTGCCATGGAGTTTTTGGATGGCGATGCCAGCGTTTTGAGGTCCAACACGGGCGAGGAGGCCATTCGAGACATTGTGCAGTTTGTTCCCTTTAGGGATTTCCGTAAC GCACCGAAGGAGACCCTCGCCAAGTCAGTCTTGGCAGAGCTGCCTCAGCAGGTCACTCAGTACTTTAAACAGCGGAATCTACCACCCATCAACCCGGCGCCAGAGTGA